TTGCATGTTTAGTAGCCATTACTGTAACAATTGTGCCATCAACTGGGGCCACAATCTTACCGTCTTCTGGAATTACTGCATAACCGTCACCGACCATTTTTTGTGAAAAAACATCATCGTTAACAGCAGTTAATTCTTCAAGCTCACCACTTACAGGACTAACAAAGTTGACCGTTGCACTCTTAGATTGGCTTGGTCTAACAACTGGAGCAGCCTTAACTGGTTCAATGGGTGAACCATCCTCGTTTTTAGCAACCATCGCAGTCTTTGGAACACCAAAGAAGTAAGTAGCTATAAAACCACCAAGGTAAGCCGCAAGCAGTCCTAACATATATTTCAACCACATGTTATGTGCAATTAATGGAATCAAAGCTACGCCCGAAGTACCAATTGCGATTGCACCAACATTACCAAAGGCACCTAAAACGGCACCACCGATACCACCACCGATGCAGGCAGTAATAAATGGCCGACCTAGAGGAAGTGAAACACCGTAGATTAATGGTTCACCAACACCCAAAATACCAACTGGCAAAGCACCCTTGATTAATTTAGTTAATTGTTTGTTCTTACGGCACTTAACCCATAGGGCAATTGCGGCACCAACTTGTCCACCGCCGGCCATTGCCAAAATTGGTAATAGCGGTGTATAACCCATTTTTTGGATCATTTGTAAGTGAATTGGTGTCAAAATCTGGTGCAAACCCAACATAACCATTGGTAAGAAGGCCAACCCTAAGATAAAGCCAGCAACTGGTCCGCCAACTGCTAATACCCAGTTAATACCACCAACTAGTGAGTTAGAAACCCAACCAGCAATTGGCATCGTAATGAAAATGGTAAACAAACCCATAATTAGCAATGTCAAAAACGGAGTAAAGATAATATCAACTGAATCAGCAATATGCCGATGGAAGTATTTTTCAACATAAGATAATAACCAAACTGATAACAGAACACCGATAATTCCACCTTGACCGGCAGCAAGCGGCTGCTTGTCAAAGATATTTGGAATTGTAACTGGCGGAACAACTCCCGGCAGCATTACGATGCCACCGATAATCCCACCAAGTCCTGGTGTTGCACCAAATTCTTTGGCGGCATTAATCCCAACAAAGACATTCAGATAAGTGAATAATCCGCTAGAAAGCACACCTAAAACGGTAATTGCCAATGTCCAGCCGACTGGCAGCATCTTAGCCGTCAGCATGTTCTTCATAATTCCTGATAACCCGGAAATTAACCCGGCACCGATAAATGCTGGAATTAACGGAATAAAGATAGCAGAAATATGTTGCAATGCAGCACGCCACCATGTCTTCTTCAAACTAGCCTTATGAGCTGCATGAACCTCATTGGCCTTAGCCATGACATCATTTTTATCCTGTTCATAAGAACTACCCCTAGTTGCGCCACTTTCAGGGAACGGATCATTTTCCTTAACCCCAGCTGCGTCAACCATGCTTTGCGCAACTTTAGTATTAACTCCAGGTCCTAAAACTATCTCCAACGTTTCGCTTTCAACAACGCCTAAAACGCCATCGATTTTCTTTAGCCCTTCAATATCAACCTTGCTCATTTCACGAATCGAAATTCGAATTCGCGTCATACAATGATACAAAGTCGCAACATTCCCAATACCACCGATATGAGCATAAATTTCTTTACCCATTTCAGTATATTTGTCTGAACTCATTTTTTGCCTCCTAATTAAAAACAAAATTAGTATAGCCTTATTTAGACCAATTTACAATTTTATTTTTAAATTGGTATATATCAGTTACTCATTGGATTATACCAATAATAATAAAACTACTTAACTTTGAAAATTTGTCGGTAGTTTTCTACCTCTCTACGTGAAGCTGTTATTGCCTTTAAACTGCGATCAAAATCACGACTAAAGTAAAGGTAAAACAGTACGTTAATGACATAAAATTGCCCAGTAATCGAATTAGTTGCTCCAACTCGCACATCTGGCTCAATTGGCTTACAGGTTGTTAAGGCTAAATTCGCCTTCTTAACCAAACTGTTCTGACCAAACATCGTTAATGAAATCGTAAAAAGATGATTTTTGCGCGCATAATTGGCTAAATAAATGCACTCTGGCGTTTCACCGGAGTTAGAAATCAACCACAGAGTATCCGCCTTGGTAGCATTAGATAATTGCGGCA
The sequence above is a segment of the Lactobacillus sp. ESL0677 genome. Coding sequences within it:
- a CDS encoding glucose PTS transporter subunit IIA — encoded protein: MSSDKYTEMGKEIYAHIGGIGNVATLYHCMTRIRISIREMSKVDIEGLKKIDGVLGVVESETLEIVLGPGVNTKVAQSMVDAAGVKENDPFPESGATRGSSYEQDKNDVMAKANEVHAAHKASLKKTWWRAALQHISAIFIPLIPAFIGAGLISGLSGIMKNMLTAKMLPVGWTLAITVLGVLSSGLFTYLNVFVGINAAKEFGATPGLGGIIGGIVMLPGVVPPVTIPNIFDKQPLAAGQGGIIGVLLSVWLLSYVEKYFHRHIADSVDIIFTPFLTLLIMGLFTIFITMPIAGWVSNSLVGGINWVLAVGGPVAGFILGLAFLPMVMLGLHQILTPIHLQMIQKMGYTPLLPILAMAGGGQVGAAIALWVKCRKNKQLTKLIKGALPVGILGVGEPLIYGVSLPLGRPFITACIGGGIGGAVLGAFGNVGAIAIGTSGVALIPLIAHNMWLKYMLGLLAAYLGGFIATYFFGVPKTAMVAKNEDGSPIEPVKAAPVVRPSQSKSATVNFVSPVSGELEELTAVNDDVFSQKMVGDGYAVIPEDGKIVAPVDGTIVTVMATKHAITMTSANGNLEVLLHFGIDTVDLKGTPFDIKVKEGQTVKRGTALAQMDIAAVKEASKDPVVMTIVTNMDQVKQMSAVVPGKVSAEQNVITVRTK